Part of the Heptranchias perlo isolate sHepPer1 chromosome 20, sHepPer1.hap1, whole genome shotgun sequence genome is shown below.
gcaggggccctcaactctttaaaaattacctggacctgcacctaaagtgctgtaagctgcagggctgagGACCggttgctggaaggtgggatgaaAATGgggacctggttgttctttgagccggcgcagacacgatgggccgaatggcccccttctgtgctgtatcttttcgatgggttctatggttctatggaaatgAGGGAAGGAGGGTGGGTAGCTGACGAATTAGTGGACGGTGGGTTGGGTGGGGTTCACTTGTCCATTGGCCGAAGTTGTCTTCTTGTGGCGAGTGGACAGGTGGAGGAGATCTCGTCACCTCAGACAGCTGGAACAGCCCAGGCTCAGTACTCCACAGGATGGGTTTTGCAGCAAAACTTCGGCCAGGCAATGGGGGTGTTTATTAAATATGATTCACGCTCCCTCTTTAGGCCTTGTTGTGTCTTATTTCCTCCACCTTCCCCTCTTCAAACTCTTCCCAGTTCTTTTCTTTTCAGTCCTAAGCAAAAAATTCCAAGAGAAGATCCAGAAAATTGTCCCAAACGCAGacctctacttccacctcctgtgATGCGTATACCGATACATCCACCCCCATGCAATCGAGGTTATGATGAATCTGAATGAGTCAGTCAATCGCCCTCCTTCCAGGTAGATGTAGTTTGCCTCtatcctttctctcccccctcccctctactCCAAACGTGAGAGCCAAAAGCCAACTCTccttaaacccatctctttgaccgagcttttggtgacccctcctaatatctccttccttggttcATATTTTCCCTCGACCCACCCTGAATCCCCTCAGGATGTTATTTCCACATTTTAGGCGTTGTATTATACAAGTATTTGTTGCTGTTGTAATAACTAGGCCTGAATAGCTGCACGCAGTATTTGGGCAGGTGGTGGCAACAGAATCTGGTTGAATTCGGACTGATATCTTGGTGTCAAGATGCCTTTAACCCTTTCAATGACAGCATCCCTGCTCTGGCCAATTGTTTAACATTTCACTCACACGCTAAATCTCAAGAAATACTGAATATTAAAAATGGTACTGGGAAATTCGGAGTTGCCTGAGTAATGTAATTTTAATAGAATATAGTTCATCGATTTAAATATCGTACTAAAACATTACGCAACCTCCTCCTCAGCTTTCTTCCATATTCTTTAATTAATCTGTTAATCTCCTTCATTTTTTTGTGTCTGTACCATCCATTTTAGGCCACAATGCTTTAAATCTCTACCTAATTGGTTGCTTCAGCTGAGCAATCAATAAGCTGATTGGCAGCTTTCGAAAAGAGCTGGGATTGGTGGGGATAATTTCTTTGTTTGATATCAGAATGGGTTGCTGTGTGGATAGAGCGCTTGCTGAACTGCTCGGGTTAAGAAGGGTTATTGCAGGGAAGGAGAGTGGTGCAGGATGCGTAAAGCAGATATAAGCCTCATATAAGTACTGGGAAACTTTGCTCAATTTAGGTTTGGGTGTTGAAGAAAAAAGTTTCAGGCCTCTTACtcccccctcaaaataataccattgaGATCAGGTGTTGgagcaacttccttgcttttgtattaataaatcccagtgtcccgtatgattttttaacagccttctcaacttgtccttccaccttcaaagattagtccacatactgctccaggcctctcttttcctgcacccactttgaaattgtcccatttagttgATATTTCCTTTCCTCATTGccccgaccaaaatgcatcacttcacacttatccatgtCAAATTTCAGCTgcccatctgtctgcccatttccccagtctgtcgatgtccccctgaatctgatactatcctcgacattgttgactacatttccgagtttcgtattgTGCAAACTTTGAAcagattcggaaaatagaagtgcatgggattaaagggacgtggTTATTTGAGCACATTATTGGCTAAGGGATAAGGTGCAGACAGTAATGGATAttgttctgactggagagaagcagTGGGGTTCCCCAAGCATCGGTATTAGGAAAATTGTTTTTCTTGTTACATAGAAATAACCTGCACTTGTGTTTCAGTCGTACACTTTTGAAGTTTGCGTGtaacacaaaacttggcaacgtagtaaatagtgaggaggatagtggcagGCATCATGAGGACACAgaaagactgatgaaatgggcagacacatggcagatgcaatttaataatgttaagtgatgcactttgggagtaaTAAAATGGCGAGGCAGTTTAATCTAGATGGGACGATTTTTAGGGGGGGAACAAGAGCAGTGGGACCGGGGTGGGGTGATAttccaaatctttgaaggtgggtgGGTAAGTTGATTtggcagttaagaaagcgtatcGGATTTTTGGCTTTGTAACTAGAGGAAGACTGTAAAAAAAAGGAAGGCAagctaagcctttataaatcactggttaggcctcagttggagtattgtgtccaattctgtgcacatcactttaggaaggatttcaaggccttggagagagtacagaggagtacAGACTAGataagctgtggttgttctctttagagcacagaaggttgaAGGGGAGCAAAACAAAGGCATTCAACATGATGAAGGGTCTTGATAGAGCAACTAGGTAggagctgtttcctctggcaagtgggtcagtaacaaaaggtcacagatttcaaataattggcaaaagaactagaggggaaaagaggagatttttttcaccagctgaaagggcgatggaaacaGGTGCCGGAGGATGTTTGAAAAGGCGATTGGAAATGTAGTCGAAGCCAACAAAGTGCTGGGTTCGGGTTGTGGGAGTAAATTAGACGGCTCTTTCAATGAACAGGCGCAGGCACGAAGACGACGAATAGCCAACAGCTTTGCTGTTAAAATCGAAGATTCCATTAATATATGATCACCTCTacacccgccccattaacacaatgaccaccgacacctacagtcccgggatctcctctacctcatgCCCCCTTAACCagctgatcaccgacacctacagtcccgggttctcctccacctcatgacccattaacacactgatggccgacacctacagtcctgggatctcctttACCTCATGACCCATtatcacactgatcaccgacacctacattaCCGGGATCTCCTCTGCCTCACGCCCTCGTAACAAGCTGATCACCGACAACTACATTCCCGAGATCTCCTCTACCTCACGCCCTCTTAACAagctgatcaccgacacctacagtccagggatctcctctacctcccgtcccttAACAagctgatcaccgacacctacagtcccgggatctcctctacctcccgccccatcaacacactgatcactgacacctacagtcctgggttcTCCTCCACCTGATGACCCATTAACACACTAATCACTGACACCTACAgaccgggatctcctctacctcatgCCCCCTTAACAagctgatcaccgacacctacagtcctgggatctcctccacctcccgtcccattaacacactaatCACTGACACCTGCATtcccaggatctcctctacctcccgtcccattaacacactgatcaccgacacctacagtcccaggatctcctctacctcccgccccattaacacactgatcactgacacctaCATTCCCGGGAACTGCTCTACCACCCGCCCcttttaacacactgatcactgacatctacagtcccgggatctcctttacctcccgccccattaagacACTGATCacggacacctacagtcccgggatctgctctacctcccgccccattaacacactgatcacggacacctacagtcccgggatctcctctacctcccgccccattaacacactgatcacggacacctacagtcccgggatctcctctacctcccgccccattaacacactgatcaccgacaccgacagtcctgaactctcctctacctccccccacccccgccccattaacacattgaTCACAGTATGTAAAAaacaaaaagattagtgaagacaaatgtagataccttacagtcagaaacaggagaatttgtaatggggagcaaggaaatggcagggtaattaaacatatactttcgttatgtcttcacggaagaggacaccaataacttcccagaaatgctagggaacgaAGGGACGAGTGAAaagaaggaattaaaggaaatgagtatttgtaaaaaaaatagtgctggtgaaattaatgggactgaaagccgataaatccccagggcctgataacctGCGTTCcacagtactaaaagaggtagccgtggaaataatggatgcattagttgtcatattCCAAAACTCTATATATTTTGGAACAGTTCCTGCGGATTtgagggtggaaaatgtaaccccactatttaataaaggagggagagaaagcagggaacaacagaccggttagtctaacgtcagtagtagggaaaatgctcgagtctattataaaggatgtgataacaggacagttAAAACatgtcaacgggattagacaaagtcaacatggatttatgaaagggaaatcatgtttgacaaacatcctgaagttttttgaggatgtaagagGTAGAACACAtacgggagaaccagtggatgtggtctatttggattttcagaaggcctttgataaagtccaaaATAAGAGATTATTGTCCAAAATtatagcacatgggattggtggtaatatattggcatggattgataattggttaacagacaggaaacagtgagcATGAATATATTGGTCTTTTTCggtgtggcaggcagtgactagtggggtaccgcagaaaTCATTGCTTggaccccaactattcacaatatatatatatcaatgatttggatgagggaaccaaatgtaatatttccaagtttgctaacgacagaaaactaggtgggatcgtgagttgtgaggaggatgcaaagaagcttcaaggcgatttagacaagttgagtgagtgggcaaatacattgcaaatgcagtataatgtggataaatgtgaaggaaGTAAAGACAGAAAGGCTGAGTATTATTgaaatggtaatagattgggaaatattgatgtacaaagggacctgggtgtccttgtacaacagtcactgagagcaaacatgcaggtgcagcaagcatttgggaaggcaaatgggattttggccttcattgcaaaagaatTTGAGTATCGGAGCGAGGATGTctgactgcagttatacagggccttggtgagaccacacttggaatatagtgtgtagttttggtctccttacttaagaaaggttatacttgccacagagggaatgtaacgaaggttcaccagactgactcctgggatggcaggactgtcaaatgaggagagaatgagtcgacttggcctgtattcactcgagtttagaagaatgagaggggatctcattgaaacatataaaattctgacagggctagacagactggatgcagggaggatgtttcccctggctggtgggtaCAGaaggaggggtcacagtctcaggatacagggtaggacatttaggactgagatgaggagaaattattcaacgtgagggtggtgaacctgtggaattatctaccgcagaaggctgtggagccAAGTCACTGTAtagatttaagaaggagctaaatagatttctagacagaaaaggcatcaaggggtatggagagagagcgggaaattGGTATTGAAATAGATAttgagatcagccatggtcatattgaatggcggagcaggctcgaagggccgaaaggccaactcctgcttctattttctatgtttctatgtttctcccgacccattcacacactgatcaccgacacctgcggtcctgggatctcctctaccgccCTCCCTATTAACACAATaatcaccgggacctacagtcccgggatctcgtttatctcccgccccattaacagacTGACTACCGACACCAACAGTACCGGGATCTCCTCTTCCTCTGACCCCATTAACAcattgatcaccgacacctacagtcatgggatctcctctccctcccgccacACTCAcacaaggccacacttggaatactgtgtacagttctggtcaccctactatagaaaggatattattaaactagaaagagtgcagaaaagatttactaggatgctaccgggacttgatggtttgacttacagggagaggttagacagactgggacttttttccctggagagtagaaggttaaggggtgatcttatagaagtctataaaataatgaggggcatagataaggtagattgtcaaaatcttttcccaaaggtaggggagtctataacgagggggaatggatttaaggtgagaggggagaaatacaaaagggtccagaggggcaattttttcactcaaagggtgttgagtgtctggaacgagctgccggaggcagtagtagaggcgggtacaattgtgtcttttaaaaagcatttggtcagttacatgggtaagatgggtatagagggatatgggccaagtgcaggctatTGGGACTATCTCAGTGATATAAACTGggagacatggacatgttgggccgaaggacctgtttccatgttgtaaacttctatgattctatgattctattgatcaccgacacctacagtcctgtgaTCTCGTCTACCTCCCACCCATTCACACTctggtcaccgacagcttgtatTGCTGTTTACTTAATTACCTTTTAATTTATCCCATATGGACAAACATTTCTTGCGATAGGTGACCACATATTATTTTAGAACTTGTCCTTGCATGTGATACACACTTTGACAAGATCTGTAAAATGAGTGCATCAATAGCCTCCGGTTATAAACGTTTCAGTGATTACATAAACACCCAGTGTTTGCAGCACCGCAGCCTGTCGGAATAACACCGATCTAACTCTGCAGTCTTCCGATCTTCGcactatttaattaatttaacaattacagtaaagggatatttcaccacgttcttcaactgctctctgaatttcgcctgggtcacggcataaatacaggtgtttgtgcagcaactcaggagctggagcataaatcccagttcttgtacaagTGGATGTAGAATTACAGACGAAGAATCCAAATACAACAATCGTCGATTAATAGAATACAACATGAACACCACCCATAACACGATAAAGTTTcctgatataacaaacagtaaaatcattgatttcctgcgactctccatctctgggtctctggggctctccccactgctgtgaccccggagtctcctgcgggctctgctggccactaaaatgtgccTGACTGTGAAAACATTGAGGAACACAATCAGAATAAATGGGACACACGGGGTGaggatataatgaaggagttcgattacTGCCCATACCGGGGATGTTGAAACACCCGTTACATCAAAGCAAAACCAAGGGTTATTGGAAAGCAGATATTGACCTtcgaacataaagtaccagaaaatattctttaaacagctcagcacactcactgttcctaaAACCAGAGCTGCCGTTTTcttggtgcaatatttagttttcagcttctggcaacaaatggccacaaaacgatcaaaggtgaaagtgacggtgaaccagacagaacagtccgtgACTGCATCAAGCAGAacagcgtggatattacacacgggaaaGTGGTCTAGAAAAGAGAACTGTGAACGATAAATAATTGGAATCTGCCTCAATAACAGATCGATGAtaatgaccagtagatccgccgctgccatggacaccaggtagcgaatgacacatttggagagaccgcacttcccACGAGACAGGATCATAATTGTCAATAAATTAACTATAAGGAAGCGAAATAAAGATTGAAATTCTAGATCAAGCTGTGACACTCTGTAAACAATAATAAAATCTCTGGAACCAACTATAAATACGAGtaaagtctctggatcccctgaaaatattattGCAGTCTCTGGATCGCCTGTGAATATTGGTacggtctctggatcccctgtaaacattagtacactctctggatcccctgtaaatattagtacagactctggatcccctgtaaatatcagtacagcctctggatcccctgtaaataatagtaaaatctttggatccactgtaaataattgCACAATATCTGGAttgtctgtaaatattagtatggtTTGTGGACCTCTTGTAATATTTGTACCATCTcaggatgccctgtaaatatttgtatcaTCTCAGGACGCCCTCTAAATATTAATACGATCTCTAGCACACtttaatattagtaccgtcacggGACACCGTGTAAAAAAAAGTACAGCCTCTGGACCACGTGTAAATATATGCAAcgtctctggaac
Proteins encoded:
- the LOC137335602 gene encoding probable G-protein coupled receptor 139 gives rise to the protein MGRNLRTIDWNVTAMYRNLGTIDWTVAEMGRNLRTIDWDSSFWVFQYLMQLIYYPLLATVGVPVNLLTIMILSRGKCGLSKCVIRYLVSMAAADLLVIIIDLLLRQIPIIYRSQFSFLDHFPVCNIHAVLLDAVTDCSVWFTVTFTFDRFVAICCQKLKTKYCTKKTAALVLGTVSVLSCLKNIFWYFMFEGQYLLSNNPWFCFDVTGVSTSPVWAVIELLHYILTPCVPFILIVFLNVFTVRHILVASRARRRLRGHSSGESPRDPEMESRRKSMILLFVISGNFIVLWVVFMLYSINRRLLYLDSSSVILHPLVQELGFMLQLLSCCTNTCIYAVTQAKFREQLKNVVKYPFTVIVKLIK